Genomic window (Pseudoliparis swirei isolate HS2019 ecotype Mariana Trench chromosome 23, NWPU_hadal_v1, whole genome shotgun sequence):
ttgttctgagtttgtcctcGTGGTTGATGAACTTACTGTAAGTCGctgtggataaaagcgtcagctaaatggcatgtgatgtaatgtaatttaataatTAAGCAGAAGTCACTCGTCTTCATTTGTTCAGCTGCTGGAGACGAAGTCGACGGACCGCTCGCAGACGCTGCTGCACTTCATCACCGGCATCATCCGGGACAAGTACCCCGACTTGGCCAACTTCCACACCGAGATCCACTTCGTGGACAAGGCGGCGCtcggtaaccccccccccccccccccacccaacacACCGACAGAGGAGAAGTTCCGTAGCCCGTGATTTTAAAATGGGTAGCGGTACTAAAACTCAGTTGTTTCTCCGGCAGTGTCGCTGGACGGCATGCTGCAGGACATCCGCTCTCTAGAACGGGGAATGGAAATGACCAAGAAGGAGTTCCTGGTGCAGGACGACAGCCCGGTGCTGAAGGAATTCATCAAAACCAACAGCGAGCAGCTGGAGACTTTGATCAAAGACAGCAAGACGGCACAGGTGAGCCGGTAGTTCATCCCCTACTCACACACTCGCCTCACTGCGTGTCTTCCAGACGTGTGGTGTGTGTCGTGTCCGACCCCCTTGCAGGAGGCGTACGGCTCCGTGGTGGAGTATTTCGGCGAGAACCCCAAAACCACGCAGCCTTCCATGTTTTTCCCAACGTTCGGACGCTTGATAAAGGCCTTCAAGGTGAGCACGTGCGGTGGGTTTTCTGACGACGTGCGTCCATTACAATCGCTTTTGGACGTTAATGATCTGGCGCTCGATTGAACGCAGGCGGCGCACCAACAgctggagcagaagaagaaaatggaGAGCGAGAGCAGCGAGGAAAAGATGTCTCCGAACAAGGCGGGGTCGCAAAAGGTGAGAGACTAAAAGGtccttcacatattacacatcaGAAGTGACATGGAGCATCCTGCAGCAAAGAAAGAGGGGGCAgcattcccttcttcttcttcttctgggtcCACATAATATAAATGTACAGCAATCTGTAGCCAACTTCTCAGGATGTTGCATGTTTTATTGTAAACGTGAAGTTTTCATGCAACATAAACCAAAAGAAATGCACTACCCTTCAAAAAATTGAGGTCACCCAGAAAATGtttatgaaaactcacttttatttgtcaaattaattgcaaaatgaagataaaatatagtcaagacattgacaaagttataaataatgatttttattttaaatattgatgttgttcttgtggctcaaaggaaggccagttttatagcttctctcaccagcataactgttttcagctgcgctcgcattaaaagggttttctacccctccgttggtcttctaaggtgataacacaatgtagatgaaaaaagaaaaaaaaagatatatactttattaatccccaaggggaaattagttctctgcatttaacccatccttagttattaaggagcagtgggctgcagtgatgcgcccaggaagcaactgggggttcagtgccttgctcaaggacacttcgacttgcaacaactaatggggagagccgggatcgaaccgacaaccttggggttgcaggatgacccccttaccccactgagctacagccacccataagaacactggagatgggcctctatacacctctttAGAGACTTCATTAGACAcgagagaatagtcatttaccacattaactatgtttagagtgtatttatgattcatttaatgttatcttcattgataaaatcagtgctttcctttgaaaaataaggacatttctaagtgaccccaaacttttgaacggtggtgtacGTCTGACGCCCGGGACGCTCAACCTCTGAGGGGCTGAAGGGGACTTAATTCTAAATCTACTTTGGTTCCACGCGTCTCTATTCTCTTCCAGGGGCCCAAGATGCCGCAGGTGGACCTGATCGCGGAGCTGAAGAAGAGGCAGGTGAAGCCTCAGGTGCGCGAGGGGAAGGACGGCGTTCTGGAGGACATCATCACAGGTACGGTAACCCCGACGCCTCCTGGAGGAGTCGCGTggtaatacacatatatatattttaaacttgCTGTTCACGCTCTCCGTCTTTGCTCCGCCTCAGATTTGAGGAACACGCCGTACCGGCGGACAGATGGCCGACGGCCGGCCCAGCGCCAGGACACTTGAGccccatcttttttttatttttataaacgtAACCGGAATCACACGCGCACGGACAGAAGAGCGCGCCTTTAAATGTACTGTACATGCAGCATATCAAAACATGTATAATGTGTTACGTGTGTTTTTGCCAACATTCGAGTGTGAATTTGTTGTGTAAATAGAATTTGAAGTTGGAACTGTGTTATTTTTAATGcttaacagaagaaaaaaaaatcttgcaAACCTCGCCTGTATCGATGTATTCCTGCGGCGCCTGACGACTTTGGATGCTTTGAATTCGTAACGTTTTATTATCCCGTcgagtgattaaaaaaaagaagcaaatttCGACCTTCCGTGTTTTGACCTCATTTGATCCGACTCGGGATGCTACGTGTGCCTCGGTTCCCGTTGCCGTGGATACCACTCACGACATCGACGGGCGATTACGAATCAAGAGCAGACGCCGCCACCGTACAAGAGAGCTGCACCTTTATTGGACGCACAATCACAGCAAATGTATGTACAAAAGAAGGCAGATTCAACTGTCTCCTCacgggaaaaacacacacatttctcacaGGATATCATCCACACTGATAGATTAGTTATCCCCAGTATCGGTAGGCTTTTTAAATCGatatatcattatattataGATCTATTTTCTGTAATATGTTTTGTTCTTATATCAAACTACTCTACAAAATGGGAGTATCGCTCAGTGGgaagagcgcacacacacatacacacaccatcaccGGTGACGTCTCTGGTTGTGGATGGTGCGTTCAAGTGTTCGAGAATCCTTCACCTCgtcatcctcatcttcatcgtcaCATAACATCACAGTAACACTGAACATGCCTGTGTCAGAGATACCCAAATAATATCTCTTCACTCATGTTTGTGAAACCCCGAATACGTAAAACcgctttcctctccctctctctcatttttttggagaaaaacaCGTcgacaacttttttttaaaaatctttttttttctcgactGCACCGTGCGATTGCTTGAGACTATACATGCATTGTTTTAACCTATACATACCGTTGTGTACCCATCGTCATCGTagtatttatgaataaaaacatctgCCCTCGGACGTTGAACTCGCATATAGGAACGACTCGGCCTATTTACAAAGTACATTTGTAGTTTCTCGATACTTTTTGATGCCAAGATTTTTGAACATCCACACATTCATGTAAAAATCTCATATACATACTATATAGGACGGTCGGgtcgttatttaaaaaataaaaaatggcaaAGGAAGAGATTAAACTTTTTACTCCACGCCCCTCATTGATCCATCACTTAAAGCCCCCCGGTGCAGCGACACGTTCTTCCATCCAGGAGGAGCACAAATTAAAGCTGTGTAACTTACTTCACCCCCCGGATCCCTCGGGGGCCCATGAACTCACCTTTTCACAGCAGTTACACAACAATGTGTCTGACTCCAACTCACCAGCTGAATCACAAATACAGGATGGGGTGGAAcccgaaaaaaacaaacagaaaatagCCCCTGAAATCAAAAGGATAGAAGCAAAATAAGCCCCTTAAGCACAGGCACTAGtccagcccccctccccccccacacctcaaTGGTGACCTTTCACCTTTAAAGAGGCAAAGGTGCAGAGGAGCTGAACGAGCATTTTCAGGGatgcgcttttcaaaataaaatctaacTCCTGGAACctagaataaaaaaatgaacttcagcgtatatatatatatattagaggcTAACTGTCTATCAATACAGATAttctttaaacaaatataaaaatgttccGCGTATGAATAATTAATCTCGGTGTGAAATGTAATATCTCTCTCGAtgacttaaaaaagaaaagaatctgTACAAAATGGTCACGGATATATAAAACTGAAGAGATGATGACATTTGACAGTATATCATTTAATCtaggcctatatatatatatatatatatgtgtcacaCTTTTCTTCACAATTATAATATCATACACAAACATCTCccttagatatatttatatatgtatatttcttctatgtttCATTTCAAGTTTGCATTGGGTTTCTTTCTGattgccggggggggggggatccactgtgtgtgtgtgtgtgtgtgtgtgtgtgagacgtgagTTCACAAAAATCCTTCCAGAGAGCGCGGCCACGCAGTCCATCCCACGCTTTactcggtgggggggggggggggaggggcacatTTAACTCAAAGAGTTTTATGGATCCGAGCGTGAAAAGTGAATTCCTGTCATCCGACTTCCCGCGATATGAAACCCGGAGGCCTGAACCCGCCCGGAGGCGGGTCGAGGCTTGGAGTCGCCGTGTGTGCCGCGAGCTCGGGGAGCGTTCAGTCAAACGCCGCCGGCGCCACGACGCAGACGCAAGGacgcccccaaaaaataaatagggAACGAGCCAATGGGCTCCAGCGTAGCCTCTTCTTTGGGTCAACGGGTTCTTCTGACCCGGCTGCCGGTCTAATACTGGAACAGAGATCACCTGACGCCTTGAGGCCCCGGGGGGGCGACCACAGAACGTGTGCCACAGTGCCTTTTACATATTGCACATCGTGTCCATCGTGAGTTCGATCAGATGTGGGATAACCTCAGCTGAGGCTCTCATCTCACACCGAAGACAAAGAGCAGCTGCTGAAGggccctcctctcatctcattgGCCCGTTCACATCAACCAGCACTCTGGATGGAGTCGGGTCAAAGCCGGCCTGATAACACGACCCCCCCAAACTAATCCCCTTTCCTCTTTATCACAATCCCCCTTTTGCACATGTTTTAATCTCAATGCCACAAATGATCGAATTTCACTCAAAACAAATGGAAAGTAATCCCGTTGTCTGTGACCAGTGGGCATTGTTGCCGGGTTTACACTGACGGGCCTCTGATGTGACATGCCGCTCACTGATGCCCACCAGAGGCCTCACATTCATGAATGTTTCAACAAGCAGGAAATGAAAGCAAACGAGGCGATTGGCCATGTTGGGAATCTGACGGGCGGCGGGGAACGTGTGTAGCTTTGTGCTCATCATATTTAGGCAGATTCACAACATTAGATTAAAGGGTCAAGTGTCTCGGGAGGAAACTGTGCTCACGTTTTACATTTCTATATTCTCATTTATAATGTGCCGATTTCTTCATCCTTCAATGTAAAAGGGTCGAAGACGTTGAAGTGCCATCAGTTCACTGCAgtgaaagatatatatatatatatgatattttttCTTGTTCAAAGGTGTTATGTTTTACAATAAGACGTACACACTGCTAAATACTTTGGACGTTGCTTCCCGTCATCATAACCTTGAAGATGAGAATAAAAGAGTGCGTCAGTAGAACCCAGCCGACCCGTCTCACAGCTCCGTCACCATCAGCGGTGCAACAGATGTGGCTTAGAAATATCACGAGATATTCTGAAACGACTAAATATGTATCTCGAGTCTGTCTCTGTGCTTCTGCaaactgcttgtgtgtgtgtgtgtgtgtgtgtgtgtgtgtgtgtgtgtgtgtgtgtgtgtgtgtgtgtgtgtgtgtgtgtgtgctcaagtCTTTGGGAAGGCTTGTGATGTCAGGTGCTAAAACGCCAGAGCAACCTGTTGGACGCTACTGCGGAAACATCCTGATTGTCATAATTAACGAGTTAATACACACACGTATGGAGAGAAACTCAACAcgccttgccccccccccccccttgtggtTCTATTACTAATAGAAATGTGCCGTTATAACTCCGGTCCCCGAACGATGTGCTTTTTCGTGAATACACTTTTCCAGTTGAACGTTCCTCGTCGCTCGTCTTCAGTCTGTAGGCGGAGGCATGTCCGTGAACTCAAAGAAGacacgttaaaaaaacaaagcgcGGGTTAAAGTTTCGGGGAGGACGACCATGTAAACTCTTTACACAGCGTGTAGAAACAGAGGGGAACACGTAGCACCAGTTCAGAGTCTAAAacacaggccacgcccacaacCTACCACTTAACACCAAACAGTGTGAAACCACAATCGTCACCATcgtgatctttttttttttcagagcaAATATtatcctgaacacacacaactacTGGACTCACTTGGCGGTTATTGTagctctatttttttttttcttctgataaATGTCACGGTTTAGAAATTACGTCTACTCCACTAAGAACCCCCTTTGTGAGCGATGGGGGTCTCTATGAGACTGCTGCTGCCGGTACATCCACCCAGACCGCCTCCGGGCCGCATCGGGTCAGAGTTCTGCTCGAGTTCTGGTCGTGAAAGTGTGAAATCaaaagtagagagaggagaagaattcCTGGAATAAAACAGGACACCAAACAATGCTGGAGCATCCCATAATGTAGTTTGTCTTTGTGGTTCATGATGTGATGGTGTTtgaattcctcctcctcctcctcctcctcctcctccgaggtcCGTATCCACGTGCACGCTGCCGCCCGCCTTGCAGCCGTTGAGGCCGGAGCTACGACCGCTGGGTTCGGGAGCCGCAGGCGAGGATGGGAGAGGAGGGCGACAGGGACGGAGTCGGCGTGGTGGGCGAAGAGGACGAGGGCGGGGAGGGCGAGGAAGCAGTGGGAGTAGCCGGGGTGGAGCGGCTGCCGGGcgggggcgaggaggaggctCGCTGCTCGCgcaggaggcggcggcggcggagggtggaggagaggagcagggccTCGGCGCTCAGGCCGGAGGCGGACAGGCTCACCAGCAGGGCCCTGGCTTGGCTGCAGGAGGCCTTCGGGGGGGTCTTCGCCCCCTCCTGGGGGTACTTCCTCAGGCCGGGGGCGAACGCCGCCGCGGGGGACGCCGCCCGGCCCGAGATGAGTCCCGTTTTGATGCCGGAGAGCTGCGGACCAACGCCGCCACCGGCGCCGTTGGTCCCCGAGGCCTTCAGGTAGAGCGGGGACAcagaagaggggggaggagaggagggcgaggggcGGGGGGGTGTTCAGGGATCGAAGGGAAAATCATGAAAGATTAAAGTCTCAAAATTGTCCGGGCGCCGCCCCCTCCCACTCCCCCCCGCAGCCCCTCCCCTTACCATCACAGTCAAACACGCCCACGGAATTCAGGGTCGACACTGGAGGCGTGAAAGTAAAAcggtggggtgggtggggcgGGCAGATGGATGTGCGTGTCGCTCTCTCAGGTGaacgggaggagagggaggataaAGAGGCTGCTGGACACGGACGGGTCGCTTCACTGCTGCTGGGTCGAGGTAGGCGGGCAGGagacgtcggggggggggggggggggggggtgcagggcgGCACGGAGGGTTCCCACGGGGTGGTTAAGGCCACGGGTAGTTtatcgggagggggggggagacaagagacaaacacagGAGATTGTTATTCAGGGTGATATCAGCATGTGTGGCGCCTCGTCCACATGATGACCTCTGATCAACAAAACCACGTCACCGTCTGACACGTTTTTTAATGACTTActcattaaaaagaagaaacagaaaaatATTCTGACGGACAGGCAACATCACATCTGATCTTGTTTGACTTGTTTGTATTCCTCTTGTGTATTTCTATCTTTGAAATGTCATTGTATCACAACActgacaactagaatgggcactcggtagagcgcataccttcgcatatcacaagattgggcattgaattatgaacattttggcattagttgcatgccaattggacaaaaatgtatcgtgctatggtaaaaaaagagtttgacctttccatgaccttgaccttgacctttgacccgattgatcccaaaatctaatcaaatggtccccggataataaccaatcatcccaccaaatttcatccgattcaagaacattttgacctgtttatgacctttgaccttgacctttgacccgatcgatcccaaaatctagtcaattggtccccggataataaacaatcatcccaccaaatttcatgcgattcggttcaatactttttcagttctgcgaaagatttttacctgttcatgacctttgacctttgacccgatcgatcccaaaatctaatcaactggtccccggataataaacaatcatcccaccaaatttcatgcgattcggttcaatactttttgagttctgcaaaagattttgacctgttcatgacctttgacctttgacccgatcgatcccaaaatctaatcaactggtccccggataataaacaatcatcccaccaaatttcatgcgattcggttcaatactttttgagttctgcgaaagaatttgacctgttcatgacctttgacctttgacctttgacccgatcgatcccaaaatctaatcaactggtccccggataataaacaatcatcccaccaaatttcatgcgattcggttcaatattttttgagttttgcgaataacacgcatacaaataaataaataaataaatacacggcgatcataaccttccggcattttcaatgcgaaggtaataaaaaccTCTCATCTCACGTTCAGTCCCTTCCTGTAATACtggatatatgaatatttattcttAGCAATTATGctaagaataaataataataatttcacaaccttttttaaaatcttttatttataaaaaactgttcctgtcatttaaaaatgatgttaaaaaaaagataatttcactaccttaaaaaaaaaagtatttattaaaaaaatcatGTTATGCAAAAGATaatgatacaaataaataataatttcacaaatgtaattttttttcatatatatacatgatttCTTTTTCACAATGCATTTagataactattaatttaaTAGTAATTTATAGAATATAGACACACTTTGGGGCTGCCAACCTGTTCCTCTGCACTGGTCCTGAGGCGAGTTAAACTACCAAAACCTCTCCACACCTCCTACGTACGGCTACCCTACCACTGGACGACTCCAGCTCCCACATTCTCGCTGCGCCTCGTGCTTCAAAATGCCGTCATTGTTTATCGTGAACGCTTCCAACAGCTGACTGTTTGCTCTCTTCGTGTTTTTATCAGCCggttcttttgtttctttttttccgctcGTAAACGACTTCCCACGCTGACAATTACCTCAGAGTCCCTTTGAGCGCCGCTCCTCACACACGTGTGAGCGGCATTATGAAAACACGGCGACTCATCTTGCTTTCATGAGATAAGAGTGGGACTCCACTTCCCACATCCCggggagtgagagagactgACGTTTGGGAGGGGCAGAGAAAAGGAGAACCGGGGCGACATTGCAGAGGAAGATGGAAGAcggaaagagacacaaagaagaggaaacatgaaCGACTTAATGGCGGGGAAAAGAGAGCGACGTCCTCTTCATATTGAATAATCAGTGATTGCTAGAGACTCGAGGGGCGATTATTACGCGGCGCCGCAGAGATTCCTCCCAATCTTCTCTCAGCCAAAGCTTCATTACGTCGCTCGCTCTCCGCCTAACACATTTATCTCTCTGCAATCTCCAGGACCGCATTTCAGTCTGAATGCTCCGTCAGAGTCAGAGGGCTACGAAGGTTTAGGTTCACTCCACTGCTCCTGTTATTTTTCAAATTACATTGacataaagccccccccccccccccactccccagtGCAAAGATCTTCTCCCGGCACTACTGGACCCACACGCTTCAGCAGTTCCCTCGTCTTCATGTCCAGGCCGTTACCTCATTTTATTGAGCTGGAAATGCTGGAGCATTAAAACTAATTTGAATGAAAAAGTGTTGAGCCAGCGATCAGGCGAATGTATAACAACGTCTGTATAGAAAGAGGCGTCAGCAGGGAGCTTTCAAGTTGTTGTGATATGAAACTTATTTTCAAGAGAGGCTTAAACGGGTCTATCGTGATAATACACACCGCTAAGtaaagatttctttttttgattggtCGAGATGCTATAATTGGAGATTGATGACCCACTTttaatttactatatatattttctacttCGCTactgtctgtcttttctttacatttatttctcctcctctctttgtcaTTCACAATGTTTTGTCTcgttcttttttgttcagtgaaacagaaaaaaatcaatgaataaaaagtttttaaaaacctCAGTTGAGTTATAATTGGAGCGTTTCTCCTCCACCACCGTCACCCGTCTCACACGCGTCATCTCTCCGTCACCAAAGGATTCTCGATCATTAGCTAGActgattttaaatgtaattaatggCCATAGTCTTACAAAAAACTGATAGAAATACCAGCTAGTGGTTGTGTGTCATCGGTTTACATCCATGTCCAAACTGTCCCGTCATCATTTTATCCTGTGAGACATTTACAGGAAATTGGTAGTAATTAGCAATAAGAGTTTGTAGGTCAAAAAACCTCTAGTGGACGcttgaggtcacagtgacctttgacctctaatcCAATCAGTTCATCTTTGTGTCCGTTTCTTCCAAATGTGGAGAGAAGTCAGTGTTTCTGAGACTCAAATAAAACGACGCAAAGCATCTTAAATATTACAGCGGGGCTGAAGCTGTGCGGAGGTGCCTCCaccttcacaacaacaacacgtgtcTCTATAGCAAGAACAAGGTCACACAATTTGCCAGTAAACTATCCATTAAAACCTCTCCCCCGTCTTCTTTTGATTTATAGCCGGCACAGATCATTGCCTCTCTGCCCCAGATTCAGATagagggacatttaaaaaatatataatgatcATCATCTTATTTTTTTACACCCCTCTTCTGTGCAagccttttttatatttttttaatgtctcaAAAGAGGACCGATCCCGCCAGATGAAGCGTGCTTTGGGCCCCTGACGGAGCTCTACGTATGAAGGACATACCTGGTGCTGGCCCTGGAGCTTCAGGAAGTCCTCTCTCCTGCCGCTCTTCGTCTTGTCTGTGCTGTTCTGCTGCAGGTGCTTCAGTTTGGAGGCGGCGGAGGAGTGGAGGACCGGATCGACGCCCGAACTGTTGCCCCcctggaggcagaggagagacgcGAGAATCAGACCTCAGGACACACAAGCGCATGCTCACTCATTTACCCTGAAAAGGGTAAAAGAAGCGGGTATATAGAAACGCAGCATCAGGACCGGCGTGGCGCGGGATCCCCGAGGCGGCGCGCTAAATGATCTCCCCCGCTGAGCTGCTTCCTCATACGCAcaaaaacaagcacacacactcagcctgCATTTCCATCCCACTGAGCCTCATCTGCACACACGGAGACATTAGCTGGAGGATAAACCAATAAATGATGAAGCCGCCAAACGGCCGACTCTTCCTCCGCCGGCGTAATTAAAGACAAAGAACGCCGCCTTCCCTTTTCTCCTCGGAGGTAAAATACACACGGTGTCTTCGAGATGCTTTATTTAACGCGTTGATTAAAAACTCTTGAacgcggcggcgggggggggggctcgaccTGTCAGCGGGAATTTTTTCGGCGAGCAAAATGTCGCACGAGAGAAGGAAGAGTGTTGAAGTGTTGAAGTTGGAGTGACGCGACAATGTGTGAAGACGCTGTAATCCTCCGCCGCGCCCACGGGGGACGCCACATCACACGGGAGCTGGAACGCGGCGCGACGGCGTGCGACTATCAATCACCGTGGGCCTCGTTCAcagcgattgtgtgtgtgtgtgtggcggggggggggggagtctaaTAATAAGAGTTCAATCAACACGTGGTTATTCGATATTAACAAGAAGGGCATTAGATGTGATATTTGTCTGTCTTCATCATACAGGTTCCTGAAATAAATGATTTCTGTGTAACCTCTGGTGTGTATCATGTGACGCAATACATAAAATACACATTCAAGCTTGTTTTACTAAATAACAGATGAGGTACCTTGacacatcatcattattatatatatatatatatatatatatatataatatatatatcattatgaaGGAATACCGTCCCCTTGCAGGATTAACTAGaaggggcactcggtagagcgcataccttcgcatatcacaagatcgggcattggattatgaacatgttggcattagttgcatgccaattggataaaaattgaccgcgctatggtaaaaagaagattttttaccttttcatgaccttgacctttgacccgatcgatcccaaaatctaatcaaatggtccccggataataaccaatcatcccaccaaattgcatatgattcggttttatactttttgtgttatgcgaggaaaacacatacaaataaattgatacataaatacacggcgatcaaaacataaccttccgcattttcaatgcgaaggtaataaagcatccatccatccattatgtTTGAAATGATCTCAGAGACTCGATAACAAGACAGAACAAAGATGAGAAGATCAAGcgaacatgtagagagagaagaagaaagattacGATGTTTGTATATATCTATGCATTCGTCTGGTCGGCTCGATGGTTTCAGAAAACAGACGCCAGGACACACCGATAAACAACCAACATCTCCGGCACTAATCTCAGAACAGACGAGTGGAGCGGAAGAGAGGAagcgaggaagagaggaagtctGCTGTCTGTCCCCTCTCACatcttttccattttaaaagaaACGATCAAATGCCGATGATTCTGGGGTCAGGGAGcagacatcagaggagaggaggtgaagttcCAACAGAGACCCGGAGAGAAGCAACGGGGACAGAAAACCAGAGCACGCCGCCTCAGAGCGGGAGT
Coding sequences:
- the LOC130189342 gene encoding mucin-7-like, producing MASGTNGAGGGVGPQLSGIKTGLISGRAASPAAAFAPGLRKYPQEGAKTPPKASCSQARALLVSLSASGLSAEALLLSSTLRRRRLLREQRASSSPPPGSRSTPATPTASSPSPPSSSSPTTPTPSLSPSSPILACGSRTQRS